In Bufo gargarizans isolate SCDJY-AF-19 chromosome 5, ASM1485885v1, whole genome shotgun sequence, the following are encoded in one genomic region:
- the GEM gene encoding GTP-binding protein GEM, with protein MTLNVTMRRSSTAVQNQQRWSIPADGKNIHVQKNPNVHLNRNYTINHSMRPEEYYRRSWSSDSSDSVISSESGNTYYRVVLIGEHGVGKSTLASIFAGVPDTLDSDLLGENTYERTLMVDGESATLILLDMWENKSQDNMIQDHCMQVGDAYLIVYSITDRASFEKASELRIQLRRARQTEDIPIILVGNKSDLVRCREVSISEGRACAVVFDCKFIETSAAVQHNVKELFEGIVRQVRLRRDSKEKNEKRLAFQKRRESIPKKARRFWGKIVAKKNKSMAFKLKSKSCHDLSVL; from the exons ATGACCCTCAATGTGACAATGCGGCgcagcagcacggcagtgcagaATCAGCAACGTTGGAGCATCCCGGCCGACGGAAAGAACATTCATGTCCAAAAAAATCCCAATGTCCACCTTAATCGAAACTACACCATAAACCACTCCATGAGACCGGAGGAGTACTACAGACGCAGCTGGTCCTCGGACTCCTCAGACTCCGTCATCTCCTCCGAATCTGGCAATACTTATTACCGCGTGGTGCTCATCggagaacatggtgtcggcaagTCTACCTTGGCCAGCATATTCGCAGGTGTGCCAGATACCCTGGACAGTGACCTACTGGGAG AGAATACATACGAAAGAACGCTGATGGTGGACGGAGAAAGTGCCACACTGATCTTGCTCGACATGTGGGAGAATAAG AGTCAGGACAACATGATCCAGGATCACTGCATGCAAGTGGGAGATGCCTACTTAATCGTATATTCCATCACAGACAGAGCCAGCTTTGAAAAAGCCTCAGAGCTGCGTATACAGCTGCGCCGGGCGCGACAGACAGAAGACATTCCCATCATACTCGTAGGCAACAAGAGCGACCTGGTTCGATGCAGAGAAGTCTCCATATCAG AGGGAAGGGCTTGCGCTGTGGTCTTTGACTGCAAATTCATCGAGACGTCGGCCGCTGTCCAGCACAATGTGAAGGAATTGTTTGAAGGAATTGTAAGGCAGGTGCGTCTAAGGAGGGACAGTAAGGAGAAGAATGAAAAGAGGCTGGCATTTCAGAAAAGAAGGGAAAGTATCCCGAAGAAAGCCAGAAGATTCTGGGGGAAGATCGTGGCCAAGAAAAACAAAAGCATGGCTTTCAAGCTAAAGTCCAAATCTTGCCATGACCTTTCCGTACTATAA